The Ruminococcus bovis genome includes a region encoding these proteins:
- a CDS encoding energy-coupling factor transporter transmembrane component T family protein, translating into MRDVVFGQYIPGKSIVHKLDPRTKLILLVCYIVLIFCTFNFYALGVTIALAIAFMLLSRVPVKQYLKSMKMMIVIIIITSVFNLFYGGGKTYLTIGPLSITEGGINNSIFIVTRIVCLLIASASLTFTTSPTDLTAGIEMLMKPLKVLHVKTHEIAMMMSIALRFVPTLLEETDKIMLAQKSRGANMDEGNIIKRAKALIPVFIPLFVSAFRRAFDLAMAMECRCYNGGNGRTKLNSLKLSKRDYFSYITFLLLIGVIVVCNIFLGSVVR; encoded by the coding sequence ATGAGAGATGTAGTATTCGGTCAGTATATTCCGGGCAAAAGTATTGTTCATAAGCTTGATCCAAGAACAAAGTTAATTTTATTGGTATGCTATATAGTACTGATATTTTGTACATTTAATTTTTATGCTTTAGGTGTTACAATAGCTTTAGCAATTGCCTTTATGTTACTTTCAAGAGTACCTGTTAAGCAGTATTTAAAAAGTATGAAAATGATGATTGTGATTATTATTATCACTTCGGTTTTCAACTTGTTTTATGGTGGAGGCAAAACTTACCTAACTATAGGACCACTTTCTATTACCGAAGGTGGTATAAACAATTCTATATTTATTGTTACAAGAATTGTTTGTTTGCTTATTGCCTCAGCATCACTTACATTTACAACTTCACCAACCGACTTAACAGCCGGTATTGAAATGTTGATGAAACCACTAAAAGTCCTTCATGTAAAGACTCACGAAATTGCTATGATGATGTCAATAGCTTTAAGGTTTGTACCAACATTACTTGAAGAAACTGACAAGATTATGCTTGCTCAAAAGTCCAGAGGTGCAAATATGGATGAGGGTAATATTATCAAAAGGGCAAAGGCTCTTATTCCGGTATTTATCCCACTGTTTGTGTCAGCTTTTAGAAGAGCATTTGACCTTGCAATGGCTATGGAATGTCGTTGTTACAACGGTGGCAATGGCAGAACAAAGCTAAATTCATTGAAGTTAAGTAAGAGAGATTATTTTTCTTACATTACATTTTTACTATTAATCGGTGTAATTGTAGTGTGCAATATTTTCTTAGGTAGTGTAGTAAGATGA
- the truA gene encoding tRNA pseudouridine(38-40) synthase TruA, translated as MRNFLITITYDGSCFHGWQIQKNALTVQEVFQDALFKVISERPDIKACSRTDSGVHANMFCLSMKTEHKIPPERLKGALNRFLPQSVAVLDCKEVPLDFHARYDCKGKRYVYKIWNNPVRNPFLRDYALHYRWKIDEELLNKSAQDFVGKHDFTSFCTDDGREMDNMERTITHFSVKRDGDMVMMTVEADGFLYNMVRIMVGTLLKIQQGKIPADGIPDLFAQKSRNHKGITAPPQGLYLQQVNY; from the coding sequence ATGAGAAATTTTCTAATTACAATTACATATGACGGAAGTTGTTTTCATGGTTGGCAAATTCAAAAGAATGCCTTAACTGTTCAAGAAGTTTTTCAAGATGCACTTTTTAAGGTGATTTCCGAAAGACCTGACATAAAGGCTTGTTCAAGAACAGACAGTGGTGTTCATGCAAATATGTTTTGCCTAAGTATGAAAACAGAACACAAAATTCCACCTGAAAGATTAAAGGGTGCATTAAATAGATTTTTGCCACAGTCAGTTGCAGTTCTTGATTGTAAGGAAGTGCCTCTTGACTTTCACGCAAGGTATGATTGCAAAGGCAAAAGATATGTGTATAAAATCTGGAATAATCCTGTCAGAAACCCATTTTTAAGGGACTATGCACTTCATTATAGGTGGAAGATTGATGAAGAATTACTGAACAAATCTGCTCAAGATTTTGTAGGTAAACACGACTTTACTTCTTTTTGTACAGATGATGGTCGTGAAATGGACAATATGGAAAGAACCATTACTCATTTTAGTGTAAAAAGAGATGGAGATATGGTGATGATGACAGTTGAGGCTGATGGTTTCCTATATAATATGGTTAGAATTATGGTAGGTACTTTGCTGAAAATTCAACAAGGCAAAATTCCTGCTGACGGAATACCTGATTTATTTGCTCAGAAAAGCAGAAACCATAAAGGAATAACTGCACCACCACAGGGACTATATCTTCAACAGGTTAATTATTAA